One window from the genome of Equus quagga isolate Etosha38 chromosome 6, UCLA_HA_Equagga_1.0, whole genome shotgun sequence encodes:
- the LOC124240935 gene encoding zinc finger protein 484-like isoform X1 translates to MTKSLGSVSFKDVTVDFSREEWQQLDLAQKSLYRDVTLENYFNLLSVGCQVPKPEIVFHLEHGEEPCLLDGEISSQSCLGGNIGFKTSLQGMSEEVSVQFERINLFTRDDPYSILEELWQGDEQTRRYEGNQNKHLSHVTFINKETLTNGRDCECKDLGKIVPVNTHLVPSRKRLCSHDSFGKSLKPIVSSCNYNENNATENLDEIVGCSNIFTHMNSHTEMNACECNQCKKLLSHKQVLIQHQKVHTGENLCLFSDCIKIFTQKSHFFALQSIYTEEKQLDCSKCETVFTQNSQLPVPQKVYTGEKPYICAKYEKDFSLRSNREKTHTEENHYKCNKYGKVFIQKSDLFSYQGIHTGEKPYEYSECGENISQNSNLNVHKKKIHTGEKHFGCTECGKAFTRKSTLIMHQKIHTGEKPYVCTECGKAFIRKSHFITHERIHTGEKPYECSDCGKCFIKKSQLHVHQRIHTGENPFICSECGKVFTHKTNLIIHQKIHTGERPYICTECGKAFTDRSNLIKHQKIHTGEKPYKCSDCGKSFTWKSRLRIHQKCHTGERHYECSECGKAFIQKSTLSMHQRIHRGEKPYVCTECGKAFFHKSHFITHERIHTGEKPYECSDCGKSFTKKSQLHVHQQIHTGEKPYRCAECGKAFTDRSNLFTHQKIHTGEKPYKCSDCGKAFTRKSGLHIHQQSHTGERHYECSECGKAFARKSTLIMHQRIHTGEKPYICTECGKSFIQKSHLNRHRRIHTGEKPYECSHCGKAFIKKSQLHEHHRIHTGEKPYICAECGKAFTIRSNLIKHQKIHTKQKHYKSTDFRKALNWKPQLSIHQKSDTGEAECPVP, encoded by the coding sequence gtGGGAATATTGGCTTCAAAACTTCATTACAGGGAATGTCTGAAGAAGTTTCAGTCCAGTTTGAGAGAATTAATCTCTTCACAAGAGATGACCCATATTCCATTTTAGAAGAATTGTGGCAAGGTGATGAACAGACAAGGAGATATGAGGGAAACCAGAACAAACATTTAAGTCATGTCACCTtcatcaacaaggaaacactaaCTAATGGGAGGGACTGTGAGTGTAAGGACCTTGGGAAAATAGTTCCTGTAAACACACACCTTGTTCCTTCAAGAAAAAGACTCTGTAGCCATGACTCTTTTGGAAAGAGTTTGAAGCCTATTGTAAGCTCATGtaattataatgaaaacaatgcAACAGAAAATCTTGATGAGATTGTGGGATGTAGTAATATTTTCACTCATATGAATTCTCATACAGAAATGAATGCTTGTGAATGTAATCAATGTAAGAAACTTCTGAGTCATAAGCAAGTTCTCATTCAACATCAAAAAGTTCATACTGGGGAGAAcctctgtttattttctgattgtaTAAAAATTTTCACCCAGAAGTCACACTTCTTTGCACTTCAAAGTATTTACACTGAAGAGAAACAGCTTGATTGCAGCAAATGTGAGACAGTCTTCACCCAGAACTCCCAACTTCCTGTACCTCAGAAGGTttatacaggagagaaaccctatataTGCGCTAAATATGAGAAGGACTTTTCCCTCAGGTCAAACCGTGAGAAAACTCATACTGAGGAGAATCActataaatgcaataaatatgGAAAAGTTTTTATCCAGAAGTCAGATCTGTTTAGCTACCAGggaattcatactggagaaaaaccctatgaatacaGTGAATGTGGGGAAAACATCTCACAGAATTCAAACCTCAatgtacataaaaaaaaaattcatactggagagaagcaTTTTGGATGTactgaatgtggaaaagccttcacaAGGAAATCAACACTAATTATGCATCAGAAAATtcatacaggagaaaaaccctatgTATGCAccgaatgtgggaaagcctttatccGGAAGTCACATTTTATTACACAtgagagaattcatactggagagaaaccttatgaatgcagTGACTGTGGGAAGTGCTTTATAAAGAAGTCACAACTCCATGTGCATCAGCgaattcacacaggagagaatCCTTTCATATGTTCAGAATGTGGCAAGGTCTTCACTCACAAGACGAATCTCATTATACACCAgaaaattcatactggagagagacCCTATATATGTactgaatgtgggaaggcctttactGACAGGTCAAATCTCATTAAACACCAAAAaatccatactggagagaaaccctataaatgcaGTGACTGTGGAAAATCATTCACCTGGAAGTCACGGCTGAGGATACATCAAAAATGTCATACTGGAGAGAGACATtatgaatgcagtgaatgtgggaaagcattCATTCAGAAGTCAACACTAAGTATGCACCAGAGAATTCATAGAGGAGAAAAGCCCTATGTTTGCactgaatgtgggaaggccttcttCCACAAGTCACATTTTATTACACAtgagagaattcatactggagagaaaccttatgaatgcagTGATTGTGGGAAATCCTTCACTAAGAAATCCCAGCTCCATGTACATCAGCAaattcacacaggagaaaaaccctaCAGATGTGCTGAATGTGGAAAGGCTTTCACTGACAGATCAAATCTCTTTACACACCAgaaaattcatactggagagaaaccctataaatgtagtGACTGTGGAAAAGCCTTCACTCGGAAGTCAGGCCTCCATATACATCAGCAGTCTCATACTGGAGAAAGACattatgagtgcagtgaatgtgggaaagcctttgcAAGAAAATCAACACTAATtatgcatcagagaattcatacaggggagaaaccctacATTTGTACTGAATGTGGAAAGTCCTTCATCCAGAAATCACACTTAAATCGACATCGGAGAATTCATACTGGGGAGAAACCATATGAATGCAGTCACTGTGGGAAGGCCTTCATTAAGAAGTCACAACTCCATGAGCATCATCgaattcacacaggagagaaaccatataTATGTGCAGAATGTGGAAAGGCCTTCACCATCAGATCAAACCTTATAAAACACCAGAAAATTCATACTAAACAGAAACACTATAAATCCACTGACTTTAGGAAAGCTTTAAACTGGAAGCCACAACTCAGTATACATCAGAAATCTGATACTGGGGAAGCTGAGTGCCCAGTGCCATGA
- the LOC124240935 gene encoding zinc finger protein 484-like isoform X2 — MSEEVSVQFERINLFTRDDPYSILEELWQGDEQTRRYEGNQNKHLSHVTFINKETLTNGRDCECKDLGKIVPVNTHLVPSRKRLCSHDSFGKSLKPIVSSCNYNENNATENLDEIVGCSNIFTHMNSHTEMNACECNQCKKLLSHKQVLIQHQKVHTGENLCLFSDCIKIFTQKSHFFALQSIYTEEKQLDCSKCETVFTQNSQLPVPQKVYTGEKPYICAKYEKDFSLRSNREKTHTEENHYKCNKYGKVFIQKSDLFSYQGIHTGEKPYEYSECGENISQNSNLNVHKKKIHTGEKHFGCTECGKAFTRKSTLIMHQKIHTGEKPYVCTECGKAFIRKSHFITHERIHTGEKPYECSDCGKCFIKKSQLHVHQRIHTGENPFICSECGKVFTHKTNLIIHQKIHTGERPYICTECGKAFTDRSNLIKHQKIHTGEKPYKCSDCGKSFTWKSRLRIHQKCHTGERHYECSECGKAFIQKSTLSMHQRIHRGEKPYVCTECGKAFFHKSHFITHERIHTGEKPYECSDCGKSFTKKSQLHVHQQIHTGEKPYRCAECGKAFTDRSNLFTHQKIHTGEKPYKCSDCGKAFTRKSGLHIHQQSHTGERHYECSECGKAFARKSTLIMHQRIHTGEKPYICTECGKSFIQKSHLNRHRRIHTGEKPYECSHCGKAFIKKSQLHEHHRIHTGEKPYICAECGKAFTIRSNLIKHQKIHTKQKHYKSTDFRKALNWKPQLSIHQKSDTGEAECPVP, encoded by the coding sequence ATGTCTGAAGAAGTTTCAGTCCAGTTTGAGAGAATTAATCTCTTCACAAGAGATGACCCATATTCCATTTTAGAAGAATTGTGGCAAGGTGATGAACAGACAAGGAGATATGAGGGAAACCAGAACAAACATTTAAGTCATGTCACCTtcatcaacaaggaaacactaaCTAATGGGAGGGACTGTGAGTGTAAGGACCTTGGGAAAATAGTTCCTGTAAACACACACCTTGTTCCTTCAAGAAAAAGACTCTGTAGCCATGACTCTTTTGGAAAGAGTTTGAAGCCTATTGTAAGCTCATGtaattataatgaaaacaatgcAACAGAAAATCTTGATGAGATTGTGGGATGTAGTAATATTTTCACTCATATGAATTCTCATACAGAAATGAATGCTTGTGAATGTAATCAATGTAAGAAACTTCTGAGTCATAAGCAAGTTCTCATTCAACATCAAAAAGTTCATACTGGGGAGAAcctctgtttattttctgattgtaTAAAAATTTTCACCCAGAAGTCACACTTCTTTGCACTTCAAAGTATTTACACTGAAGAGAAACAGCTTGATTGCAGCAAATGTGAGACAGTCTTCACCCAGAACTCCCAACTTCCTGTACCTCAGAAGGTttatacaggagagaaaccctatataTGCGCTAAATATGAGAAGGACTTTTCCCTCAGGTCAAACCGTGAGAAAACTCATACTGAGGAGAATCActataaatgcaataaatatgGAAAAGTTTTTATCCAGAAGTCAGATCTGTTTAGCTACCAGggaattcatactggagaaaaaccctatgaatacaGTGAATGTGGGGAAAACATCTCACAGAATTCAAACCTCAatgtacataaaaaaaaaattcatactggagagaagcaTTTTGGATGTactgaatgtggaaaagccttcacaAGGAAATCAACACTAATTATGCATCAGAAAATtcatacaggagaaaaaccctatgTATGCAccgaatgtgggaaagcctttatccGGAAGTCACATTTTATTACACAtgagagaattcatactggagagaaaccttatgaatgcagTGACTGTGGGAAGTGCTTTATAAAGAAGTCACAACTCCATGTGCATCAGCgaattcacacaggagagaatCCTTTCATATGTTCAGAATGTGGCAAGGTCTTCACTCACAAGACGAATCTCATTATACACCAgaaaattcatactggagagagacCCTATATATGTactgaatgtgggaaggcctttactGACAGGTCAAATCTCATTAAACACCAAAAaatccatactggagagaaaccctataaatgcaGTGACTGTGGAAAATCATTCACCTGGAAGTCACGGCTGAGGATACATCAAAAATGTCATACTGGAGAGAGACATtatgaatgcagtgaatgtgggaaagcattCATTCAGAAGTCAACACTAAGTATGCACCAGAGAATTCATAGAGGAGAAAAGCCCTATGTTTGCactgaatgtgggaaggccttcttCCACAAGTCACATTTTATTACACAtgagagaattcatactggagagaaaccttatgaatgcagTGATTGTGGGAAATCCTTCACTAAGAAATCCCAGCTCCATGTACATCAGCAaattcacacaggagaaaaaccctaCAGATGTGCTGAATGTGGAAAGGCTTTCACTGACAGATCAAATCTCTTTACACACCAgaaaattcatactggagagaaaccctataaatgtagtGACTGTGGAAAAGCCTTCACTCGGAAGTCAGGCCTCCATATACATCAGCAGTCTCATACTGGAGAAAGACattatgagtgcagtgaatgtgggaaagcctttgcAAGAAAATCAACACTAATtatgcatcagagaattcatacaggggagaaaccctacATTTGTACTGAATGTGGAAAGTCCTTCATCCAGAAATCACACTTAAATCGACATCGGAGAATTCATACTGGGGAGAAACCATATGAATGCAGTCACTGTGGGAAGGCCTTCATTAAGAAGTCACAACTCCATGAGCATCATCgaattcacacaggagagaaaccatataTATGTGCAGAATGTGGAAAGGCCTTCACCATCAGATCAAACCTTATAAAACACCAGAAAATTCATACTAAACAGAAACACTATAAATCCACTGACTTTAGGAAAGCTTTAAACTGGAAGCCACAACTCAGTATACATCAGAAATCTGATACTGGGGAAGCTGAGTGCCCAGTGCCATGA